TCAAACATGCGCCTCAGGAGAAAGAAAAAAGGCAGAACCGCAACAGAGCCTGCAGCTGCCGACGCCATCCTCCCGGCCGTCTCCCAATCGTGGAAGACCTTTTGGAACAGCACGATAACGAAGGGGTACGTACTGTAGAAACCGTCTTCATATACCCCCCTCCAATTGCCGTCATTGATGAATCTGGCAATTTTAATATACAGGATGCCGTCAGGGGTGATGACCCCCGCGGTAAGCACCATGTACACCCTCACGGCAAGGGCCAGAAACATCAGGGAAAGAGCTATCTTGACATCTGACTTAATTTCCTGCCTCTTCCAAAAACCTCATGCACATCAGGGGACTCATTTCCTCTTTGCCTCCACGATGATGATCTCTCCTTCAAGTATCTCCCGTGAAAAGAGATCTCTATCCTGAGGAGCTTTGCCCGCCGTTCTCCTGGTGATGATACTCTTTACCAGGGGATAGAGAAAGCTCCATTTGCCGGCTTTGACGTACCGGTTCGCATGGATCCCCGCCACTTCAAATCCGGCCTTTTCAAGGGCGTATCTCAATTCAGTGAAGGTCATCGGGTTAATGTGCTGATGATCGTATTCAGGGTTCCCGTGACGAAAATCATCGGGCAGTTTGATGAAGCGGAAGAAGTCGTGATAGCCATAGAACAGAAATCGCGTCCGGCTCTTGATGGACATGATGTTGGGTGTGGTGATAACAAGGCTGCCACCCGGCTTCAACACCCTCGCAAACTCCCTGACGCAGGAGAAAGGGTTTTCGAGATGTTCGATACCCTCGACACAGGTGACATAGTCGAAGGACGCGTCCTCGAACGGAAGGGTGCCGTTGAGGTCGACCTTTTTGAAGGGTACCTGCCCGCGGAGCCGAAAAAAGTCCTCGTCGATATCGACGGCCGTGATGTCATGGATGCCCATCAGCCTTTGCACCAGCGCCCCCTCGCCGGCAGGGGCGTCAAGGAGCCTCCCCTTTGGCATCCGCGTGAGGATGGAAACAACCCTGTCCTGTGTACCGGGGGCATTCTTGTCGATCAGTCGTGCCCCACCTTTTTCCGATGCTCTTCCTGCAATGGTTTCTGTCACGTTCTATCCTCTGTTCACATGTTCCTTGAAGATCTCTTCAAGTCGTTTTCCAACGTTGCTCAACCGATATTTTGCCGATACTTCAAAACCTCTCTCAATCAATGCTTCGCGCAAAGCGGGATCCTGTGCAATATCCAGAATGCCTTGCGCGATCGCCCCGGGCTTGTGCACATCGACGAAGTAAGCGAAATCGTGGGTATCATCGAAGGCAAAAAAGGGCGTGATCTTTGTCAGGATCACCGGGGTTCCCGTACTCATTGCCTCGACGGGCGGCAAACCGAAACCCTCTATCTCCGTTGACGCGGCAATAAGAATATGACTCTCCCGGTAAAGGGCCGCCATTTCCGCCTCCGAGATCCTTACGAGAGATCTGTCCACCACACCCGCCTGTTTCTCCGCCTCAGTGATGTCGGCCGGCGAGACCCGCGTAAGATGAACGGCCCTTCCCTGTTCCTTCAGGATCCGGACCGCCGCGAGAACATCGGGTATTGCCTTGTACTCAATGGTATAGTTGCCTACGGAAAGTATCTTGAGGGGACCCGCGTAATCCATCCCCTTCTCTTTGGGGTGAAAGACGCCCTGGTCGATCCCGTTGGGAACCAGGTAACAGCGGGTACGGTATCTATCTTCGACACCCCGGACAAGGTGGGGGGCAATTGCGATCTTCACCGTGGGGAGTTCATAGAGGCGATCGAACCTTTTCAGCCTGTCCTTCCATTCCCTCTTCTTGTACCAATACTTCACCTTTGAAATGATGTCGGTGCCCCGGAAACGCTTCGGAACGACGGAGCCCTTAATTCGCTCCAGAACATAATCGGGTTCAAAACCCTGCAGGAAGTGAAAAAGTGGAATACCGCGGCTCTTCGCCACCCCCCAGAGTTCCTCAACGTCTTTGGGGGTTGTCACGACTATGCCGTCCGCATCGGGGATGGTCTTGTCATCAAAGGCAGGGACAACCTCCGGCCTCACCCGAAAGCCCCACTCCTCATCGATGAAACGTGTGAGCAAGCGGACTGAATGACCCATATCTCTCAGGAGCTCGACGTGCTGAAAAAAGACCTTCACGCCCCCCGTCATGCCCACATGCCGTATTGCGTAAACCAGCCTCATAATGCTCTCATTTTCATGCGACCACTGAAGAGAGGATGTCCA
The sequence above is a segment of the Syntrophorhabdaceae bacterium genome. Coding sequences within it:
- a CDS encoding methyltransferase domain-containing protein yields the protein MTETIAGRASEKGGARLIDKNAPGTQDRVVSILTRMPKGRLLDAPAGEGALVQRLMGIHDITAVDIDEDFFRLRGQVPFKKVDLNGTLPFEDASFDYVTCVEGIEHLENPFSCVREFARVLKPGGSLVITTPNIMSIKSRTRFLFYGYHDFFRFIKLPDDFRHGNPEYDHQHINPMTFTELRYALEKAGFEVAGIHANRYVKAGKWSFLYPLVKSIITRRTAGKAPQDRDLFSREILEGEIIIVEAKRK
- a CDS encoding glycosyltransferase family 4 protein — its product is MRLVYAIRHVGMTGGVKVFFQHVELLRDMGHSVRLLTRFIDEEWGFRVRPEVVPAFDDKTIPDADGIVVTTPKDVEELWGVAKSRGIPLFHFLQGFEPDYVLERIKGSVVPKRFRGTDIISKVKYWYKKREWKDRLKRFDRLYELPTVKIAIAPHLVRGVEDRYRTRCYLVPNGIDQGVFHPKEKGMDYAGPLKILSVGNYTIEYKAIPDVLAAVRILKEQGRAVHLTRVSPADITEAEKQAGVVDRSLVRISEAEMAALYRESHILIAASTEIEGFGLPPVEAMSTGTPVILTKITPFFAFDDTHDFAYFVDVHKPGAIAQGILDIAQDPALREALIERGFEVSAKYRLSNVGKRLEEIFKEHVNRG